From a single Paramormyrops kingsleyae isolate MSU_618 chromosome 14, PKINGS_0.4, whole genome shotgun sequence genomic region:
- the LOC111852015 gene encoding enhancer of rudimentary homolog, which yields MSHTILLVQPTKRPEGRTYADYESVNECMEGVCKMYEEHLKRMNPNSPSITYDISQLFDFIDDLADLSCLVYRADTQTYQPYNKDWIKEKIYVLLRRQAQQAGK from the exons ATG TCTCACACAATCCTGCTGGTCCAGCCCACCAAAAGGCCCGAGGGGCGAACATATGCTGATTATGAGTCTGTGAATGAATGTATGGAAG GAGTATGTAAAATGTATGAAGAACATCTTAAGCGGATGAATCCTAACAGTCCCTCAATCACATATGACATCAGTCAACTATTTGATTTCATTGATGACCTAGCCGACCTCAGCTGCCTGGT GTACcgtgcagacacacagacataccaGCCCTACAACAAGGATTGGATCAAGGAGAAAATCTATGTTCTGCTGCGCCGCCAAGCACAACAGGCTGGAAAGTAA